The following coding sequences are from one Bufo bufo chromosome 2, aBufBuf1.1, whole genome shotgun sequence window:
- the LOC120991968 gene encoding THAP domain-containing protein 5-like — protein sequence MPSCLVNQCLSKSGRKGQSGDIILHKFPSELPRIKSWLSQTGQRFQDLEVLANKVLEGAQKKEKNYFLCSKHFTVDSYRITHYGRALKQDAVPSIFPSVEQGESIIQESLRKKRSRSKKRRLENEPQFHVPFYYEVQAETEYVKPGMASESTQTEYNLTNSEVTFTSKKPSTIVYERIGKINDDIYEVEIKSEIKEEGEDDV from the coding sequence ATGCCATCTTGTCTGGTGAACCAATGCCTAAGCAAGTCGGGCCGGAAAGGCCAGAGCGGAGACATCATTCTGCATAAGTTTCCTAGTGAATTACCAAGAATAAAATCATGGCTGTCACAAACTGGTCAACGCTTCCAAGACCTCGAGGTTCTCGCCAACAAAGTGCTGGAAGGtgcgcaaaaaaaggaaaaaaactatttcctgTGTTCAAAACACTTCACTGTGGACTCGTACAGAATCACTCACTATGGCCGGGCCTTGAAGCAGGACGCGGTGCCATCCATTTTTCCGTCGGTTGAGCAGGGCGAGTCCATTATTCAAGAGTCGCTCAGAAAAAAACGCTCTAGAAGCAAGAAAAGACGCTTAGAGAATGAGCCCCAATTCCATGTCCCGTTCTATTACGAGGTCCAGGCGGAGACTGAGTACGTGAAACCTGGAATGGCGAGCGAGTCGACGCAAACGGAATACAACCTGACTAACTCTGAGGTGACTTTCACTTCCAAAAAGCCTTCAACCATTGTGTACGAGCGCATCGGCAAAATTAACGACGACATTTACGAAGTGGAAATCAAGAGTGAAAtcaaagaggagggggaggatgatgTGTAG